GCGTAGTCCTGGAAGGAGGGCTGCCGGGCCTCGGCGAGGGCGACGGCCTTGGCGGCCATGACGTGCGGGAGCGGACCGCCGAGGACCATCGGGCAGCCGCGGTCGACCTGGTCCTTGAGGGAGTCGTCGCACAGGACCATGCCGCCGCGCGGTCCGCGCAGCGACTTGTGGGTGGTGGTGGTGACGATCTGCGCGTGCGGGACCGGGTCGAAGTCGCCGGTCAGGACCTTGCCGGCGACCAGGCCCGCGAAGTGCGCCATGTCCACCATCAGGGTCGCGCCGACCTCGTCGGCGATCTCCCGCATGATCCGGAAGTTCACCAGACGGGGGTACGCCGAGTAGCCCGCGACGATGATCATCGGCTTGAACTCGCGGGCCGTCGTGCGCAGCGCGTCGTAGTCGATGAGGCCGGTGGCGGGGTCCGTGCCGTAGGAACGCTGGTCGAACATCTTGCCGGAGATGTTCGGGCGGAAGCCGTGCGTGAGGTGGCCGCCGGCGTCCAGGGACATGCCGAGCATGCGCTGGTTGCCGAAGGCCTGGCGCAGCTCGGCCCAGTCGGCCTCGGAGAGGTCGTTGACCTGGCGGGCGCCGGTCTTCTCCAGGAACGGGACCTCGACGCGGTCGGCGAGGACGGCCCAGAAGGCGACCAGGTTGGCGTCGATGCCGGAGTGCGGCTGGACGTAGGCGTGGCGGGCCCCGAAGAGCTCGCGGGCGTGCTCGGCGGCGAGCGACTCGACGGTGTCCACGTTGCGGCAGCCGGCGTAGAAGCGGCGGCCTACGGTGCCCTCGGCGTACTTGTCGCTGAACCAGTTGCCCATCGCGAGGAGGGTGGCCGGGGAGGCGTAGTTCTCCGAGGCGATCAGCTTGAGCATCTCGCGCTGGTCGGAGAGCTCCTGGCCGATGGCGTCGGCGACGCGCGGCTCGACGGCGCGGATCACGTCGAGGGCGGCGCGGAAGGCCGTGGACTCGGTGGACAGGGGTGCGGAATTCTCGGGCATCGGGACCTCCGGACGTGGCGTACGGCGAGTTCGGTTCGGCCCAGGCGCACGGCACTGTCACTGCTCACGGGCCGCTCCCCGATGGTCCGTCCCATCCCAGCGCGCCAGTCACGGCCCGTTCAGCAGCCTACCGGGTACGGGTCAGAGGATCACGTGCGGGACGAAGCGGGCGTACTCGTCCGTGATCAGGCCGGCGGACTCCCGGATGCCGAGGCCGGCCGACTCCCCGTCCACGACCCAGGCGCCGAGGACGACGTGGTTGCCGTCGAAGGCGGGAAGCGGTTCGAGCTGCTGGTAGCAGCAGGGCTCGTCGTCGCGGACGACGGGAGCGGCGCCCTTCTCGTGGATCGTGACGCCGGCCCCCTCACGGCCCAGCAGCGGCTTGGCGACGTAGCCGGTGGTCGCCGCGAGGTCGCGCGGGCCGTCGAGGTAGGCGGGCAGCAGGTGCGGGTGGCCGGGGTTCAGTTCCCACAGGACGGCGAGCAGCGCCTTGTTGCTGAGGAGCATCTTCCAGGCGGGCTCGATCCACAGGGTGCTGCCGGTGCCGCCGCCGTTGTCGAGGGTGTCGAGGACATGGCCGGCGAAGCGGTCGGTGGTGAGCCATTCCCAGGGGTAGAGCTTGAAGCAGCTGCGGATGAAGCGGAGTTGCCCGTCGACGAAGCGGCCGGACAGCGGGTCGAAGCCGATCTCCTCCATGGAGATCCAGTCGGTGTCCAGGCCGGCCTGTTCGGCGGTCTCCTTGAGGTAGGCGACCGTCATCAGGTCCTCGCCGAGCTCGTCGGCCGAGGAGTGCGCGAAGTAGAGGGGGTTGCCGGGCGGGAGCAGCGCGGCCTGCTTCCTCCAGGCGGCGACCAGGCGTTCGTGCAGGGAGTTCCACTGGTCGGCTCCGGGGAAGCGGTCCTCCATCCAGAACCACTGGGGGGAGGCGGCCTCCACGAGGGAGGTGGGGGTGTCGGCGTTGTACTCCAGGAGTTTCGCCGGGCCCGTCCCGTCGTAGCGGAGGTCGAACCGGCCGTAGACGGAGGGGAGTTCGGTGCGCCGCCGCCAGGCCTCGGCGACCGCAGCGGCGATCCGCGGGTCGGTGATGCCGAGGTCGGCGAGGCGGTCCGCGTCCACCAGGTGCCCGGCCGCCGCCAGGCACAGGGCGTGCAGCTCCTCGACGGTCTCCTCCAGCGCCTCGACCTCGTCGAGGGTGAAGGCGTAGTACGCGCTCTCGTCCCAGTAGGGGCGCAGGCTGCCGTCGGGGTGACGGGTGAGGGGGTAGACGAGGCCCTGTTCCTCGACGGTGCGCTGCCAGCCGGGGCGGGGTTCGACGGTGTGACGTCGCATGGGTGACGGTGTCCTGTTCAGCCGCTCGGTCGTCGGTTCGCCGGGTCGTCCGGTCGGTCAGCCGCCGGAGCTGCCCTTGTGGCTGCCGCCGTCGCCGTCCCCGCCGAAGCCGCCGCGGTCGACGCCGGCGCCGCCGCCGCTGCTCGACCCGCCGGAACCGCCGGACCCCTTGCCCGGCTTGCCGAGGGAGCCGCCGTCGACCCAGGAGCCCTGCTTCTTGCCGCCGTAGTACCAGACGCCGTTCGACGTGCTCTTGGAGGACTTGCAGTTCTTGTCGGCGACGACCTTGTACCCCTTGGCGAGGGTGTAGCTGTCGCGGTCGACGCAGCGCTTGTCGGGGTCGGAGGAGCAGGCGGTGAGTGCGGTGGCGAGCAGCCCCACGCCTCCGAGCACGACCGTGCCCGAACGAAGTCGTCGACGGGTTTCCGCCATGTCCGTGTCTCCCCCTGTGCGCATCGCCCCTACGGCGATTTCCGGTCGACAGCCTAGACATCGGGGTGGGAGCGCCCGAAGGCGGCCCGAAGGCAACCCACTCGCCTACAGTCCGTTTCGTGCTCTTGGGAATGGTGTGCGCGCTCGGTGCGGCGGTCTGCTTCGGTGCGGCGACGGTGTTGCAGGCGATGGCGGCGCGGGCGGCGGCCGCCGAGGGCGGCGCCGGGAGCGGTCACGGAGGGGACGCGGCGCTGCTGCTGCGGGCCGTGCGGCAGTGGCGGTATCTGGCGGGGCTGGGGCTGGACGGGCTGGGGTTCGTGTTCCAGATCGTCGCGCTGCGGTCGGTGCCGATCTACGCCGTGGGGGCGGCCCTCGCATCGAGCCTCGCGGTGACGGCGGTGGTCGCCGCGCGACTGCTGCACGTGCGGCTGAGCCGGATCGAGTGGGCGGCCGTGGCGGTGGTGTGCGCGGGGCTCGCGATGCTGGGGCTGGCCTCCGGTGCGGAGGGGGAGGAGAGCGGGCCGGCCGCCCTGCCGTGGGCGATGCTCGGCGCGGCGGTCGCGATGCTCGGCCTGGGGCTGGTCGGCGGGCGGCTGCCGGAGCGGGGGCGGGCGCTGGTGCTGGGCCTGGGCGCGGGATGCGGGTTCGGGGTGGTGGAGGTGGCGGTGCGGTTGATCGACTCGGTGTCCCCCGTGGAACTGCTGACCGACCCGGCCCTGTACGCGCTGCTGCTGGGCGGTGGGGCCGCGTTCCTGCTGCTGACGACGGCCCTGCAGCGGGGGTCGGTGACGACGGCCACGGCGGGGATGGTGATCGGGGAGACGATCGGGCCGGCGCTGGTGGGCGTGGTGTGGCTGGGCGACCGCACCCGGGAGGGGCTGGCGTGGCTGGCCGTGCTGGGCTTCGCGGTCGCCGTCGCGGGGGCGCTGGCGCTGGCCCGGTTCGGGGAGGCGCCGGAAACGGCGCCGCCTTCGGAATGAAGGTCGTCCGGTGACCTCGGCTGCTCGTCCGGTGATCAACCGGATGCGCAGCCGCTCTTTTCTTTTCGATTCCGGCCGCAGCGGTGACGAGACCTGCCGAAAGCCTCTTTTCGGACAGCAGGCGACACTGGTGAAAGTTTGAAGAACCTGTGAACGCAAGCGCTCTCTGGCGCGTACTCGACGGTGTGACCAGTAATCCCGTCACCGTCACCGCCGCTTATCACGTGGTGCCGGGCCGAGAGGCCGACTTTCATTCCTGGGGGTGGGGGATGCTGGGCGCGAGCGCACAGCAGCCCGGATTTCTGGGAGGTGGTGTACTCGTCGACGAAGGGGCGGAATGGCATGTGGTCTATCGCTTCGTCAGCGAGGGCGCGGCGCGCGCCTGGGAGGACTCCGCCGACCGGGTGCGGTGGGACGCCCGGACGCAGGGTATCGCCCGGCAGACGGACCGACGCAGCGTACGGGGCTCCAGAGCGTGGTTCGACGCCCAGACGCCCGCGCCGAAGCCGCAGACCCCACCGGGTCCGCCGTCGAAATGGAAGTTGTGGTTCGTGAATATGAGCGCCGTTTTCCCGCCGGTGCTCCTCTTCAATATCATCGTGCTTCCCTATCTCGGCGGACTCAATCCTTTCGTGCGCACGCTGCTGTTATGTCTGTGCGTGACGGCCCTCGTCACCTGGATTCTCATGCCCCGCCTCCAGCGTTTCTTCAAGAAATGGCTGTATCCACCGCTCCAGGCACTCCGCGGTCGCCACAAACGCACCGCGTAGGCCAGAGAACGACCCTAGGGAGGTGGGCGGGTGAAAACCCTGCTCATCGACAATTACGACTCGTACACGTACAACCTTTTCCAGCTGATCGCCGAGGTCAACGGCGAGGAGCCGGTGGTGATCCTCAACGACGCCCCGGCGGACGCCGTCCCCGACCTCACCGCGTTCGACAACGTGGTGGTGTCGCCGGGTCCCGGGCATCCGGCGAAGGCACGTGACTTCGGCATCAGCGCCCGCGTGCTGGCCGAGTCCCCGCTGCCGGTGCTCGGCGTCTGCCTCGGCCACCAGGGCATCGCGCTCGGGGAGGGCGGCCGGGTGTCGGCCGCCCCGCGGCCCCGGCACGGGCATCTGTCGGCCGTCCGGCACGACGAGCGGGACCTGTTCCAGGGGCTGCCCCAGAACTTCACCGCCGTCCGCTACCACTCGCTGGCCGTGCGCGAGCCGCTGCCGGACTCCCTGGAGGCCACGGCCTGGGCGGAGGACGGCGTCCTGATGGGTCTGCGGCACCGCGAACGGCCGCTGTGGGGCGTGCAGTTCCACCCGGAGTCGGTGCTCACCGAGTACGGCCACCGGATGCTGGTGAACTTCCGCAACCTCACGGCCGAGCGGGCCCGCAAGACGCGGACGAAGAACACCGCGGTCACGCCCGCGGCCGCCGCGATGCCGCGGCAGAGGGTGACCGTCCCCGCCCCGCGCCGGGGAAGCGGACCCGCCTACCGGCTGCACACCCGCCGCATCGCCGTGGCGATCGACGCGGAGGCCGCCTTCACCCGGCTGCACGGCGACGCGCCCCGGGCGTTCTGGCTGGACAGCGCCCGGGTAGAGCGCGGCCTGTCCCGCTTCTCGTTCTTCGGCGACGACAGCGGTCCGCTCGCCGAGTTCGTCCGGTACGACGTCGAGGCCGGGCGCTGCGAGATCGAGCGGGCCGGACGGCCGACGCGCAAGGTCCGGGCGAGCGTCTTCGACTACCTCAAGCGGCAGCTCGCCAGCCGCCGGGTCGACGCCACCGGGCTGCCCTTCGACTTCACCGGCGGCTACGTCGGCTACTTCGGCTACGAGACGAAGGCCGACTGCGGCTCCCCGAACCGGCACCGCTCCGCCGTCCCGGACGCCTGCTGGCTGTTCGCCGACCGGCTGGTCGCGGTGGACCACCAGGAGGGCTTCACCTACGCCGTCTGCCTGGCCGAGGACACCCCGCAGGCCGCCTTGGAGGCCGCCGACTGGCTCGAGAGCACGCTGGCCCGGCTCACCTCGCTGCCCGCGGAGTCCGACCGGACGCCGGCCCCCGGGCCGTCGGCGCAGGCGGACCTCGGGGCCGCCGAACCGTGGCTGGTGCGGGACCGCGAGACCTACCTCGCGGACATCGCGGCCTGCCGGCGGGCGCTCGCCGAGGGTGTCAGCTACGAGGTCTGCCTGACCGACGCCGCCCGGTTACCCGCACCGGCCGACGCCCTCGCCTTCTACCGGACGCTGCGCCGCGTCAACCCCGCCCCGTACGCGGCCTTCCTGCGGCTCGGCGACCTCGACGTGGCGGGCTCCTCGCCGGAGCGGTTCCTGCGGATCACCCGGGACGGGGTCGCCGAGGCGAAGCCCATCAAGGGCACCGCGCCGCGCGGCGCCGATCCGCTGGAGGACGCCCGGCTGCGGGACGCGCTGGCGGCGGACGCCAAGACGCGCGCCGAGAACCTGATGATCGTCGACCTGCTCCGCAACGACCTCGGTCGGGTCTGCCGGACCGGCACCGTGCGGGTCTCCCGGCTCATGGCCGCCGAGACGTACCCGACCGTGCACCAGCTCGTCTCCACCGTGGAGGGACGGCTGCGCGAGGGCACCGACGCGGTGGACTGCGTGCGCGCCTGCTTCCCCGGCGGCTCGATGACGGGCGCGCCGAAGCTGCGCACGATGGAGATCATCGACGAATTGGAGACCCAGGCGCGCGGCGTGTACGCGGGCGCGCTCGGCTATCTGGGCTGCAGCGGCGGCGCGGACCTGAACATCGTCATCCGCACCGCGGTCCTCGCCGACGGATCGATGCAGCTGGGCGCGGGGGGCGCGATCGTCCTCGACTCCGATCCGGTCGCCGAGTACGACGAGATGCTGCTGAAGACGGCCGCGCAGATGCGGGCCCTGCGGGAGGACGCCGAGGGCGGCGCGGCGGCCCCGCAGCCCGGCCCCGCCACCGCCGAGGAGGCCTCCCGATGACGACGCGACGTCCCCCGGCGGCGCCCCGGGCCACGCCGGCTCCGCAGGTCGCGACGGCTCCGCGGGTCACGACGGTGTCCCCCGACGCGCCGGCCCCGCGTGCCTCGGCCGTGCCCCGGGCGAGGAGGGACGGCGACGTCCCCGGCAACCTCGCAGCGCAGCTGGCCGACCTCGCCGAGCGGCGGGGCTGGGCCGGGCGGCCCGCGTTCCACCAGGGGCACCGGCGCTGGACCCACGGCGAGGTGCACGACCTCGGGGCTCGGGCGGCCGGGGTGCTCGCGGGGCACGGGGTGCGGGCCGGCGACCGGGTGCTGCTCGCACTGCCCGACGGCGTGGCGTGGGTGGCGGCCTTCCTCGGCGTGGCCCGGCTCGGGGCCGTCGCCGTCCTGGTCAACCCCGAACTGCCCGCCGCCGAGCACGCGTTCATGGCCGAGGACAGCGAGGCCGCGCTCTGCCTGACGGGACCGGGGCTGGAGGACCGCTTCGCCGGCCGGACACGGCTCGGCGCCGACGAGCTCCTCGCGCTGGCCCCCGCCGCCGAGCCGGCAGCCGTCCACCCGGTCGACGCGCACACGCCGCTGTACGTGCAGTACACCTCCGGCACCACGGGCCGTCCGAAGGGCGTCGTGCACGCGCACGGCGACCCGAAGGCCTACCACGACCTGATCGGCCGGCGGCTGCTCGGGATCACCGAGGAGGACGTCACCCTGTCGGTGTCGAAGCTGTACTTCGCGTACGGCTTCGGCAACGCCTTCGTCTTCCCGCTGTTCTCCGGATCGTCCGCCGTCCTGGTGGACCGGCGTCCGACGCCCGCCGCCGTCGACGAGCTCGTCGCCCGGCACCGGGTCACCCTCCTCTACTCGGTGCCGTCGGCGTACGCGGCGCTGGTCGCCGACCGGGGCAGCGGGCACGGCGCCTGCTTCGCCTCGGTGCGCGCCGCGGTGTCGGCCGGCGAGGGCCTGCCCGACGGGCTCGGCGGCCGGGTCGCCGAACTGCTCGGCGCGCCGGTGCTGGAGCAGATCGGCTCCACCGAGGCCGGTCACGCCTTCTGCGCCAACAGCCTCGGTCACGACCGTCCCGGCACCGTCGGGCGTCCCGTGCCGGGGTTCGAGGTGGAGCTGCGCGACCGGGCCGGGCGGCCGGTGCCGGACGGCGCGGAGGGCGAGATGTGGGTGCGCGGGCCGACGCTGACGTCCGGCTATCTGAACCGGCCGGAGGAGACCGGGCGCACCCTGGTCGGCGGCTGGCTCGCCACCCACGACCGGGCCCGCCGCGAGCCGGACGGCTCCTACCGGCATCTGGGCCGCACCGACGACATGGAGATGGTCGGCGGGATCACCGTCTCCCCGCTGGAGGTGGAGGCCGTGCTGCGGACCCGCCCTGCGGTGCGCGAGGTCGCGGTCGCCGCCGTCACGGACGGGCGCGGCTCCAGCCGGCTGCGCGCCTTCGTGGTCCCCGCCGGCCCGGTCGCCGCCGGTCTCGAGGACGAACTCCTCGCCCTGGCGCGCGAGCGGCTCGCCGCCTTCAAGGTGCCGAGGAGCGTCAGCTTCGTGACGTCCCTGCCGCGCACCGCCACCGGAAAGCTCCGCCGCCATCTGGTCCGCCAGGGGGCGTGGTGACCCCCGCGGGTCCCTGCCGCACGGCCGAAAGGAACAGTCACATGTCGCAGCAACGCCGGCTCGCCGACCGCGGGTTCTATCTGGGCCCGCTGTTCCGGCGGGCGGCCGACCGGCACGGCGCCGTGTTCGTCACCCTGGACCGGCCGCTGGACACCCATCCCGGCCTCGGCGTCGACCTGGACTACGCGGTCCTCGCCGACGTGGTCGAGGAGCTGTCGGGCCGGCTGTGGGCGGCCGGGGTACGGCCCTTTGAGCAGGTGGCCCTGCACAAGACGGACAACGTCGACATCGTCCTGCTGACCTGCGCGATCTCCCGTATCGGGGCGGTCCCCGTGCTGCTCTCCCCCGGCCTCGCGGGCCCGGTCGTCGGGCAGCTGCTGGAACGGCTGCAGGAGCCCTGGCTGATCACCGACCGAGCCAAGCTGGAAGGTCCGCTGAAGGGCGTCGACGTCCACGTGCGGCGGACGCTGTCCGTCGACGACGCACCCGGCGCCGAGCCGCTGGGCGGGTTCACCTGCGGCGAGCCTCCCGCGCCCGTGCGGCTGCACGCCCGCGAGCCCGCGCTGATCACCCACAGCTCCGGCACCACCGGCGTCCCCAAGCTGGCCGTGCACTGCCCGAACACCATGTGGAACCGGCTGGTCCCGCAGCAGGCGATGGGCTGGCCCACCCGCGGCGAGACGGCCGCGCTGCACATGTCGTTCGTGCACTCGCGCTTCTACCACCTGCTCGGCGTCCTGCTGCGCTTCGGCAGCCCGCTCGTGCTGATCACCGACCCGGACCCGGCCGCCGTACGGCCGCTGCTGGTCCGTCACCGGCCCGGCATCGTCGAGACCCACCCCAACACGTTCGTGCTGTGGGAGGAGCTGGCCGACGCGCCCGGCGCCCCGCTGTCCCGGGTGAAGTCGTACGGCTCCACGTTCGACGCGATCCACCCGCGCACCGTGCGCCGGCTGCTGGGCGCGTCGAAACGCCGCGCTCCCTGGCTGGTCCAGCTGTACGGGCAGAGCGAGACGGGGCCGGTCGCGGTCCAGTGGTTCACCCGGCGCAGCGCGCAGCGGGCGGACGGCCGCCGGGTCGGAACGGGCATCCCCGGCTTCACCCGGCTGCGGATCACCGGCCCCGACGGCCGGCCGGTCGCGCCCGGCACGCCCGGCCGTATCGAGGCGCGCACCCGGGGACGCATCCTCACCTACCTCGGCGCGCGGGCGCAGTACGAGCGCCAGCTCGACGACGGGTGGTGGCAGATGGGCGACATGGGCGTCCTGAACCGGCTGGGCGCACTGCGTCTGATCGACCGTGAGATCGACCGGATCGACGCCGTGCACAGCAGCCTCGAGGTGGAGGACACGCTGATGGAGCGTCTGGAGGAGCTGCGCGAGGTGGTCATCGTGCCCGGCGCGGACCGGGAGCCGGTGCCGGTGGTGTGCGTGCGGGGCGAGCGGCCGCTCGATGCGGAGCGCTGGCGGGCGGCCACGGCCGATCTGCCCGCGATGGCCGAGCCGCGGCAATGGCGGTTCGAGGACCTGCCGATGACGGCGACCTGGAAGGTGAAGCGGGTGGAGATCACCCGGCTGCTGACCGGGACGCCGCGGGGCGTGCACGCGTGAACCCGGCCGTCGTCGTGGGCGCGGGCCCCGTCGGTCTGTCGGCGGCGCTCGCGCTGCGCGCGCACGGCCTGCCGGCGCTGGTGCTGGAGGCGGACCCCGAGGACCGCGAACGGCCGGGCAGCCGCGCCCTGTTCGTGCACCGCGAGACCCTCGCGCTGCTCGACGGGGTGGCTCCGGGGCTGGCCGCCGAGATCACCGCCTACGGGCGCACCTGGCACACCCGGCGGACCCTGTACCGGGGCCGCGAGGTGTACGCCCGCACGTTCCCGCCCCGGTCCGGCCCCTCGACGGCCCTGCCGCCCTTCACCAGCCTGCGCCAGGTGGACACCGAGCGGTTCCTGCGCGCCGCCTGCGCACGGGCGGGGGTCGAGTTCGTGTGGGGGGCGCGCGTCACGGACGTGCGCACCGCCCCGGACGGGGCCGTGCTGAGCGGCGAGGACGGGCGGGAGTGGCACGCCGGGCACGTCGTCGCCGCCGACGGGGCGCGCTCGGCGGTCCGGCGCGGGCTGGGCATCGCCATGGAGGGCGTGCGCGGCGAGGGATTCCACGTCGTGGTGGACGTGGCCGACGTGCCCGGCGCCGAACTGCCGCTGGAGCGCGTCTTCCACTACGAGCATCCGGGGGTGGGCGGCCGCAGCGTGATGCGGGTGCCGTTCACCGGGGGCTTCCAGGTCGACCTGCAGTGCCGCGACGACGACGCGCAGGAGGCCTTCGGCACCGAGGAGGCCGTACGGCAGTGGCTGCCGGCGGTCGTCGGCGACGGATACGACGGCAGGATCCTGTGGGTGTCGACGTACCGCTTCCTGCGCAAGGTCGCCGCGTCGTTCACGGATCCGCACCGGCGGGTGCTGCTCG
The window above is part of the Streptomyces sp. NBC_00425 genome. Proteins encoded here:
- a CDS encoding glycine hydroxymethyltransferase → MPENSAPLSTESTAFRAALDVIRAVEPRVADAIGQELSDQREMLKLIASENYASPATLLAMGNWFSDKYAEGTVGRRFYAGCRNVDTVESLAAEHARELFGARHAYVQPHSGIDANLVAFWAVLADRVEVPFLEKTGARQVNDLSEADWAELRQAFGNQRMLGMSLDAGGHLTHGFRPNISGKMFDQRSYGTDPATGLIDYDALRTTAREFKPMIIVAGYSAYPRLVNFRIMREIADEVGATLMVDMAHFAGLVAGKVLTGDFDPVPHAQIVTTTTHKSLRGPRGGMVLCDDSLKDQVDRGCPMVLGGPLPHVMAAKAVALAEARQPSFQDYAQRIVDNSRALAEGLMRRGATLVTGGTDNHLNLIDVASSYGLTGRQAEAALLDSGIVTNRNAIPADPNGAWYTSGIRIGTPALTTRGLGTAEMDEVAALIDRVLTAAEPGTTKSGAPSKASHVLDGKIADEISRRATDLVAGFPLYPEIDLG
- a CDS encoding glutathionylspermidine synthase family protein, yielding MRRHTVEPRPGWQRTVEEQGLVYPLTRHPDGSLRPYWDESAYYAFTLDEVEALEETVEELHALCLAAAGHLVDADRLADLGITDPRIAAAVAEAWRRRTELPSVYGRFDLRYDGTGPAKLLEYNADTPTSLVEAASPQWFWMEDRFPGADQWNSLHERLVAAWRKQAALLPPGNPLYFAHSSADELGEDLMTVAYLKETAEQAGLDTDWISMEEIGFDPLSGRFVDGQLRFIRSCFKLYPWEWLTTDRFAGHVLDTLDNGGGTGSTLWIEPAWKMLLSNKALLAVLWELNPGHPHLLPAYLDGPRDLAATTGYVAKPLLGREGAGVTIHEKGAAPVVRDDEPCCYQQLEPLPAFDGNHVVLGAWVVDGESAGLGIRESAGLITDEYARFVPHVIL
- a CDS encoding antibiotic biosynthesis monooxygenase is translated as MTSNPVTVTAAYHVVPGREADFHSWGWGMLGASAQQPGFLGGGVLVDEGAEWHVVYRFVSEGAARAWEDSADRVRWDARTQGIARQTDRRSVRGSRAWFDAQTPAPKPQTPPGPPSKWKLWFVNMSAVFPPVLLFNIIVLPYLGGLNPFVRTLLLCLCVTALVTWILMPRLQRFFKKWLYPPLQALRGRHKRTA
- the pabB gene encoding aminodeoxychorismate synthase component I, translating into MKTLLIDNYDSYTYNLFQLIAEVNGEEPVVILNDAPADAVPDLTAFDNVVVSPGPGHPAKARDFGISARVLAESPLPVLGVCLGHQGIALGEGGRVSAAPRPRHGHLSAVRHDERDLFQGLPQNFTAVRYHSLAVREPLPDSLEATAWAEDGVLMGLRHRERPLWGVQFHPESVLTEYGHRMLVNFRNLTAERARKTRTKNTAVTPAAAAMPRQRVTVPAPRRGSGPAYRLHTRRIAVAIDAEAAFTRLHGDAPRAFWLDSARVERGLSRFSFFGDDSGPLAEFVRYDVEAGRCEIERAGRPTRKVRASVFDYLKRQLASRRVDATGLPFDFTGGYVGYFGYETKADCGSPNRHRSAVPDACWLFADRLVAVDHQEGFTYAVCLAEDTPQAALEAADWLESTLARLTSLPAESDRTPAPGPSAQADLGAAEPWLVRDRETYLADIAACRRALAEGVSYEVCLTDAARLPAPADALAFYRTLRRVNPAPYAAFLRLGDLDVAGSSPERFLRITRDGVAEAKPIKGTAPRGADPLEDARLRDALAADAKTRAENLMIVDLLRNDLGRVCRTGTVRVSRLMAAETYPTVHQLVSTVEGRLREGTDAVDCVRACFPGGSMTGAPKLRTMEIIDELETQARGVYAGALGYLGCSGGADLNIVIRTAVLADGSMQLGAGGAIVLDSDPVAEYDEMLLKTAAQMRALREDAEGGAAAPQPGPATAEEASR
- a CDS encoding benzoate-CoA ligase family protein; translation: MTTRRPPAAPRATPAPQVATAPRVTTVSPDAPAPRASAVPRARRDGDVPGNLAAQLADLAERRGWAGRPAFHQGHRRWTHGEVHDLGARAAGVLAGHGVRAGDRVLLALPDGVAWVAAFLGVARLGAVAVLVNPELPAAEHAFMAEDSEAALCLTGPGLEDRFAGRTRLGADELLALAPAAEPAAVHPVDAHTPLYVQYTSGTTGRPKGVVHAHGDPKAYHDLIGRRLLGITEEDVTLSVSKLYFAYGFGNAFVFPLFSGSSAVLVDRRPTPAAVDELVARHRVTLLYSVPSAYAALVADRGSGHGACFASVRAAVSAGEGLPDGLGGRVAELLGAPVLEQIGSTEAGHAFCANSLGHDRPGTVGRPVPGFEVELRDRAGRPVPDGAEGEMWVRGPTLTSGYLNRPEETGRTLVGGWLATHDRARREPDGSYRHLGRTDDMEMVGGITVSPLEVEAVLRTRPAVREVAVAAVTDGRGSSRLRAFVVPAGPVAAGLEDELLALARERLAAFKVPRSVSFVTSLPRTATGKLRRHLVRQGAW
- a CDS encoding class I adenylate-forming enzyme family protein; protein product: MSQQRRLADRGFYLGPLFRRAADRHGAVFVTLDRPLDTHPGLGVDLDYAVLADVVEELSGRLWAAGVRPFEQVALHKTDNVDIVLLTCAISRIGAVPVLLSPGLAGPVVGQLLERLQEPWLITDRAKLEGPLKGVDVHVRRTLSVDDAPGAEPLGGFTCGEPPAPVRLHAREPALITHSSGTTGVPKLAVHCPNTMWNRLVPQQAMGWPTRGETAALHMSFVHSRFYHLLGVLLRFGSPLVLITDPDPAAVRPLLVRHRPGIVETHPNTFVLWEELADAPGAPLSRVKSYGSTFDAIHPRTVRRLLGASKRRAPWLVQLYGQSETGPVAVQWFTRRSAQRADGRRVGTGIPGFTRLRITGPDGRPVAPGTPGRIEARTRGRILTYLGARAQYERQLDDGWWQMGDMGVLNRLGALRLIDREIDRIDAVHSSLEVEDTLMERLEELREVVIVPGADREPVPVVCVRGERPLDAERWRAATADLPAMAEPRQWRFEDLPMTATWKVKRVEITRLLTGTPRGVHA
- a CDS encoding FAD-dependent monooxygenase — its product is MNPAVVVGAGPVGLSAALALRAHGLPALVLEADPEDRERPGSRALFVHRETLALLDGVAPGLAAEITAYGRTWHTRRTLYRGREVYARTFPPRSGPSTALPPFTSLRQVDTERFLRAACARAGVEFVWGARVTDVRTAPDGAVLSGEDGREWHAGHVVAADGARSAVRRGLGIAMEGVRGEGFHVVVDVADVPGAELPLERVFHYEHPGVGGRSVMRVPFTGGFQVDLQCRDDDAQEAFGTEEAVRQWLPAVVGDGYDGRILWVSTYRFLRKVAASFTDPHRRVLLVGESAHLFPPFGARGMNSGIADAVAAADAVAAGTDRAVEEFAGTRRAAGLFNSAAAGLALEHLRPRRRTVRLRQRAAAALAPVLPSCGSWLEHAPYGPRGGAPAAAGKY